The Lycium ferocissimum isolate CSIRO_LF1 chromosome 10, AGI_CSIRO_Lferr_CH_V1, whole genome shotgun sequence genome window below encodes:
- the LOC132034521 gene encoding protein IQ-DOMAIN 13-like, which translates to MGKKGSWFSAIKRVFTPSSKEKLANESDKKSSKEKKGRGKQKHAETKSYIPLFRGPSSIEKILGEVDEQKLLSPRFTLPGPVSPRVSSYRGTSPGATSPRIASPKASSSRRLASPKAPFQRVTSPRAASPRAISPKAHPVRNVAHAQNKMLGRVENMEQKVEQVAEKSSQHGRVSSSNVTRNRKEMSYAYRPEPTLRTLNVSATKIQAAYRGYMARRSFRALRGLVRLQGVVRSSNVQKQTANAMKQMQLLVRVQTQIQSRRIQMLENQALQHRNDKEIESTMSKWTQLCEAGNQDNWDDSTLTKEEVEARMRKKVEAVIKRERAMAYAYSHQLWKNDPKSALDMGANGFPWWWNWLERQHPSGNANKSQSGTKDIKLTPPRAISEHKPSPTPLNNVTFRRILSDYDNHESPATPMSTKSAIPTRGKQMMHTPSRTPQMNSPSLKKYSRARTSAANYPFDLPMKDDDSLTSCPPFSVPHYMSQTASAKAKARANSNPKERNREKQSSDTKKRFSFPLTPNIWSSKWSKGSGKDSTSQKEVDKPESIADHISVDSTVSMPAVVGRRPFNRYV; encoded by the exons ATGGGTAAAAAAGGCAGTTGGTTTTCTGCCATCAAAAGGGTGTTTACACCCAGCTCCAAGGAGAAACTAGCCAAT GAATCAGACAAGAAAAGTTCTAAGGAAAAGAAGGGTCGCGGAAAACAGAAGCATGCAGAGACCAAATCTTATATCCCTCTCTTCAGAGGGCCAAGTAGTATTGAGAAAATACTTGGAGAAGTAGATGAACAAAAACTACTTTCTCCAAGATTCACTTTACCAGGACCTGTCTCTCCTCGGGTTTCTTCTTATAGGGGTACATCTCCTGGTGCTACTTCTCCAAGAATCGCCTCTCCTAAGGCTTCGTCTTCTCGCCGGCTTGCTTCTCCCAAGGCTCCTTTTCAAAGGGTTACTTCTCCTAGGGCTGCTTCTCCAAGGGCTATATCTCCTAAGGCTCATCCTGTTAGAAATGTTGCACACGCTCAAAATAAAATGCTTGGCAGGGTGGAGAACATGGAACAAAAAGTGGAACAAGTAGCAGAGAAGTCTTCCCAGCATGGAAGGGTATCGTCTTCTAATGTGACTCGCAACCGCAAAGAAATGAGCTATGCTTATAGGCCAGAACCAACTTTGAGAACTCTCAATGTTTCAGCAACCAAGATACAGGCAGCCTATAGAGGTTACATg GCAAGGAGGAGTTTCAGAGCTTTGAGGGGTTTGGTAAGGCTTCAAGGAGTTGTGAGAAGTAGTAATGTTCAAAAGCAAACGGCAAATGCCATGAAGCAGATGCAACTTCTCGTTAGGGTCCAAACTCAAATTCAGTCGAGGAGGATACAAATGTTGGAAAACCAGGCACTTCAACATAGGAACGACAAGGAAATCGAGAGCACCATGAGCAAATGGACTCAGCTG tgtGAGGCCGGTAACCAGGATAATTGGGATGATAGCACGCTGACCAAAGAAGAAGTAGAAGCAAGGATGAGGAAAAAGGTGGAGGCAGTCATCAAGAGGGAGAGAGCAATGGCATATGCATATTCTCACCAG CTATGGAAAAATGATCCAAAATCAGCTTTGGACATGGGAGCTAATGGTTTTCCATGGTGGTGGAATTGGTTAGAACGTCAACACCCTTCAGGAAACGCTAACAAGAGTCAATCTGGTACAAAAGATATCAAACTAACACCACCAAGGGCGATTTCAGAGCACAAACCAAGTCCAACGCCTCTAAACAACGTTACTTTCAGACGCATACTTTCTGATTACGATAACCATGAATCACCAGCCACACCAATGTCGACTAAGTCAGCAATTCCAACAAGGGGAAAACAGATGATGCATACTCCGAGTAGAACACCACAAATGAACAGCCCAAGTCTAAAGAAGTATTCAAGAGCCCGAACTAGTGCTGCTAATTACCCTTTTGACCTTCCAATGAAGGACGACGATAGCCTCACGAGTTGTCCTCCATTTTCGGTTCCACATTATATGTCACAAACTGCCTCAGCTAAAGCTAAAGCCAGAGCAAATAGCAATCCTAAGGAGAGAAATCGGGAAAAGCAATCGAGTGACACAAAGAAAAGATTTTCCTTCCCTTTGACTCCGAATATTTGGTCTTCCAAGTGGAGCAAAGGCTCTGGAAAGGATTCTACTTCTCAAAAAGAAGTCGATAAACCTGAGTCCATAGCAGATCATATAAGTGTGGATTCAACTGTTTCGATGCCCGCTGTTGTTGGGAGGAGACCATTTAATAGATATGTGTGA